Proteins from a genomic interval of Rosa chinensis cultivar Old Blush chromosome 2, RchiOBHm-V2, whole genome shotgun sequence:
- the LOC112187968 gene encoding uncharacterized protein LOC112187968: MVSDRRLLLLFLPDQFLFSFSLPSFRILRLRAFCERRRCKRRQGFWQQVEAGTLTATTISSPGFGGEGCLKDFQENIKGGARPFVVLRWKGRQEIEGFWW; encoded by the exons ATGGTTTCAGATCGtcgtcttctccttcttttccttccagaccaatttcttttttccttttccttgccATCCTTTAGAATCCTCCGTTTGAGAGCCTTTTGTGAACGCCGCAGGTGCAAGCGCAGGCAAGGATTTTGGCAGCAAGTAGAGGCAGGAACTTTGACAGCAACAACCATTTCATCGCCGGGATTTGGTGGAGAAG GTTGCTTGAAGGACTTCCAAGAGAACATCAAGG GTGGTGCAAGGCCATTTGTTGTGTTGCGGTGGAAAGGAAGGCAGGAGATAGAAGGCTTTTGGTGGTGA